Proteins encoded by one window of Brienomyrus brachyistius isolate T26 chromosome 1, BBRACH_0.4, whole genome shotgun sequence:
- the LOC125741624 gene encoding beta-crystallin A2-like: MNTQQIQTEQRGPFRITVWEEENFQGKRCEFMQECRNILERDFRKIRSIKVQNGVFAGFEHPEFQGQQFILEKGDYPRWEAWSGNIGYRTEHLLSFRPIKCAIHSDSKVTLYECRDLQGHKFEVCDDYPSLQAMGWCSKEVPSIKVNSGAWVAYQYPGYRGYQYILERDRREGEYRNYNEYGTQAQTHQIQSIRRIQH, encoded by the exons ATGAACACTCAACAAATTCAGACGGAGCAGAGGGGGCCGTTTAGAATCACAGTCTGGGAGGAGGAGAACTTCCAGGGTAAACGCTGCGAGTTCATGCAGGAGTGCAGGAACATCTTGGAGAGGGACTTCCGCAAGATCCGCTCTATCAAAGTGCAAAATGGAGT ATTTGCAGGGTTTGAGCATCCTGAGTTCCAAGGCCAGCAGTTCATCCTGGAGAAAGGGGACTACCCTCGCTGGGAAGCATGGAGTGGAAACATTGGCTACAGAACGGAACACCTGCTCTCTTTCAGACCAATCAAATGTGCC atcCACAGTGACAGCAAGGTGACCCTCTATGAGTGCAGAGATCTCCAGGGACACAAATTTGAGGTCTGTGATGACTACCCCTCCCTGCAAGCCATGGGCTGGTGTAGCAAGGAGGTTCCCTCCATCAAAGTCAATTCTGGAGC CTGGGTGGCTTACCAGTATCCTGGTTACCGTGGATACCAGTACATCCTTGAGAGGGACCGGCGCGAAGGAGAATACAGAAACTACAATGAATACGGCACCCAGGCACAAACGCATCAGATCCAGTCCATTCGCAGGATCCAGCATTAA
- the LOC125741535 gene encoding uridine 5'-monophosphate synthase-like isoform X1 — protein MDEVNDLVIKLYDLQAVKFGSFKLKSGINSPIYFDLRVIVSHPSLMKQVSNILFQRAKNEKLNFDNVCGVPYTALPLATIICSDHNLPMLIRRKETKDYGTKKLVEGTVHPGDCCLIIEDVVTSGSSVLETAEVLQKEGLRVTDAIVLMDREQGGKKWLAEKGITLHPVLTLSDLLSVLHEAGKIDSVTVDSVHQFIKANSFFGAPDNEPLLNRMSHKELNYRKRAELPGTHPLAVRLLRLMEDKKSNLCLSADVTRAEELLRLAEELGPLICVLKTHVDVLEDFSEQVAQRLKDLSDKHGFLISEDRKFADIGNTVKYQYEGGQYRISSWSHIITAHALPGPGVIQGLRAVGQPLGRGCLLIAQMSSQGSLATESYTEAVFLKISLFCQIKMAEENSDFVFGFICGGKINSKAGFVHMTPGVQLHPGGDGLGQQYCTPSEVIGIKKSDVIIVGRGILDAPDKVVAAEEYRKAGWEAYEKRISGDCVKP, from the exons ATGGATGAAGTGAATGATTTGGTCATTAAGCTGTATGATCTACAAGCAGTAAAATTTGGGTCATTCAAGTTGAAGAGCGGCATTAATTCACCGATTTATTTCGATCTGCGAGTTATAGTTTCGCATCCGTCTCTCATGAAACAG GTGTCCAATATCCTGTTCCAGCGTGCCAAAAACGAGAAGCTGAATTTTGACAATGTGTGCGGCGTCCCGTACACGGCTCTTCCTCTTGCAACCATCATCTGCTCCGACCATAACCTGCCGATGCTCATTAGAAGAAAAGAAACGAAGGATTATG GGACTAAGAAACTGGTTGAAGGAACCGTTCATCCTGGGGATTGCTGTCTTATCATTGAGGATGTGGTGACAAGTGGAAGCAGTGTCCTAGAAACTGCTGAAGTGTTGCAGAAGGAAGGCTTGAGGGTGACTGATGCCATCGTGCTGATGGACAGGGAACAAGGCGGTAAAAAATGGCTGGCCGAGAAAGGGATCACACTCCACCCTGTCTTAACCCTCTCCGATCTCCTGTCGGTTCTTCACGAAGCAGGGAAGATTGATTCCGTCACTGTGGACAGTGTTCATCAGTTCATCAAGGCAAACAGCTTCTTCGGGGCCCCAGACAATGAGCCATTACTCAACAGGATGTCCCACAAGGAACTGAATTATAGGAAACGCGCTGAGCTTCCAGGCACCCACCCATTAGCAGTCCGTCTCCTGAGACTGATGGAAGATAAGAAGAGTAACTTGTGCCTTTCGGCCGACGTGACGCGTGCAGAGGAACTCCTGCGGCTGGCTGAGGAGCTGGGCCCCCTCATTTGTGTGCTGAAGACCCATGTGGACGTCCTGGAGGACTTCTCCGAACAAGTCGCCCAGAGACTCAAGGACCTGTCTGATAAGCATGGCTTCCTCATCTCAGAGGACCGGAAGTTTGCCGACATTGGGAACACGGTAAAATACCAGTACGAAG GCGGACAGTACCGCATCTCGTCCTGGTCCCACATCATCACCGCTCACGCCCTGCCCGGCCCGGGAGTGATACAAGGGCTTCGTGCAGTCGGGCAGCCCCTGGGCCGGGGGTGCCTGCTTATCGCCCAGATGAGTTCCCAGGGCTCGCTGGCGACAGAGAGCTACACAGAGGCAGTG TTTTTAAAAATCTCACTGTTTTGCCAGATAAAAATGGCGGAAGAGAATTCTGACTTTGTGTTTGGATTCATCTGTGGCGGCAAGATCAACAGTAAAGCTGGCTTTGTGCACATGACACCTGGTGTACAACTGCACCCTGGAG GTGATGGCTTGGGCCAGCAGTATTGTACTCCCAGCGAGGTCATTGGTATAAAAAAGTCTGATGTCATCATTGTGGGACGTGGCATCCTGGATGCACCAGACAAGGTGGTGGCTGCAGAGGAATACAGAAAGGCAGGCTGGGAAGCCTATGAGAAAAGAATCTCTGGAGACTGTGTGAAACCTTAG
- the LOC125741493 gene encoding uridine 5'-monophosphate synthase-like isoform X1: MEDRKKYHDSHIKDELHFPVTIAGRSAEVLVRSARIYRRGPVIVAVYNMDEVNDLVIKLYEVQAVKFGSFKLKSGINSPIYFDLRVIVSHPSLMKQVSNILFQRAKHEVLNFDNVCGVPYTALPLATIICSEHDLPMLIRRKETKDYGTKKLVEGTFRPGDCCLIIEDVVTSGGSVLETAEVLQKEGLRVTDAIVLMDREQGGKKWLAEKGITLHPVLTLSDLLSVLHKAGRIDSDTVENVNQFIKENSFEAPANGPLLNRMSHKELTYRDRAEHSGTHPLAVRLLRLMEDKKSNLCLSADVTRAEELLRLAEELGPLICVLKTHVDVLEDFSEQVAQRLKDLSDKHGFLILEDRKFADIGNTVKCQYEGGLYRISSWSHIVTAHALPGPGVIQGLRAVGQPLGRGCLLIAQMSSQGSLATESYTEAVFLQISLFCQIKMAEENSDFVFGFICGGKINSKAGFVHMTPGVQLHPGGDGLGQQYCTPSEVIGIKKSDVIIVGRGILDAPDKVVAAEEYRKAGWEAYEKRISGDCVKP; encoded by the exons ATGGAAGACAGAAAGAAATATCATGACAGCCATATTAAGGATGAACTCCATTTCCCAGTAACCATTGCGGGAAGGTCGGCGGAAGTACTAGTCAGAAGCGCTCGAATTTACAGACGTGGGCCTGTTATAGTTGCTGTCTACAACATGGATGAAGTGAATGATTTGGTCATTAAGCTGTATGAAGTACAAGCAGTAAAATTTGGGTCATTCAAGTTGAAGAGTGGCATTAATTCACCGATTTATTTCGATCTGCGAGTTATAGTTTCGCATCCGTCTCTCATGAAACAG GTGTCCAATATCCTGTTCCAGCGTGCTAAACACGAGGTGCTGAATTTTGACAATGTGTGCGGCGTCCCGTACACGGCTCTTCCTCTTGCAACCATCATCTGCTCCGAACATGACCTGCCGATGCTCATTAGAAGAAAAGAAACGAAGgattatg GGACTAAGAAACTGGTTGAAGGAACTTTTCGTCCTGGGGATTGCTGTCTTATCATTGAGGATGTGGTGACAAGTGGAGGCAGTGTCCTAGAAACTGCTGAAGTGTTGCAGAAGGAAGGCTTGAGGGTGACTGATGCCATCGTGCTAATGGACAGGGAACAAGGCGGTAAAAAATGGCTGGCCGAGAAAGGGATCACACTCCACCCTGTCTTAACCCTCTCCGATCTCCTGTCGGTCCTTCACAAAGCAGGGAGGATCGATTCCGACACTGTGGAGAACGTTAATCAGTTCATCAAGGAGAACAGCTTCGAGGCCCCAGCCAATGGGCCATTACTTAACAGGATGTCCCACAAGGAACTGACTTACAGGGACCGCGCTGAGCATTCAGGCACCCACCCATTAGCAGTCCGTCTCCTGAGACTGATGGAAGATAAGAAGAGTAACTTGTGCCTTTCGGCCGACGTGACGCGTGCAGAGGAACTCCTGCGGCTGGCTGAGGAGCTGGGCCCCCTCATCTGTGTGCTGAAGACCCATGTGGACGTCCTGGAGGACTTCTCCGAACAAGTCGCCCAGAGACTCAAGGACCTGTCTGATAAGCATGGCTTCCTCATCTTAGAGGACCGGAAGTTTGCCGACATTGGGAACACGGTAAAATGCCAGTACGAAG GCGGACTGTACCGCATCTCGTCCTGGTCCCACATCGTCACCGCTCACGCCCTGCCCGGCCCGGGAGTGATACAAGGGCTTCGTGCAGTCGGGCAGCCCCTGGGCCGGGGGTGCCTGCTTATCGCCCAGATGAGTTCCCAGGGCTCGCTAGCGACAGAGAGCTACACAGAGGCAGTG TTTTTACAAATCTCACTGTTTTGCCAGATAAAAATGGCGGAAGAGAATTCTGACTTTGTGTTTGGATTCATCTGTGGTGGCAAGATCAACAGTAAAGCTGGCTTTGTGCACATGACACCTGGTGTACAGCTGCACCCTGGAG GTGATGGCTTGGGCCAGCAGTATTGTACTCCCAGCGAGGTCATTGGTATAAAAAAGTCTGATGTCATCATTGTGGGACGTGGCATCCTGGATGCACCAGACAAGGTGGTGGCTGCAGAGGAATACAGAAAGGCAGGCTGGGAAGCCTATGAGAAAAGAATCTCTGGAGACTGTGTGAAACCTTAG
- the LOC125741535 gene encoding uridine 5'-monophosphate synthase-like isoform X2 yields the protein MDEVNDLVIKLYDLQAVKFGSFKLKSGINSPIYFDLRVIVSHPSLMKQVSNILFQRAKNEKLNFDNVCGVPYTALPLATIICSDHNLPMLIRRKETKDYGTKKLVEGTVHPGDCCLIIEDVVTSGSSVLETAEVLQKEGLRVTDAIVLMDREQGGKKWLAEKGITLHPVLTLSDLLSVLHEAGKIDSVTVDSVHQFIKANSFFGAPDNEPLLNRMSHKELNYRKRAELPGTHPLAVRLLRLMEDKKSNLCLSADVTRAEELLRLAEELGPLICVLKTHVDVLEDFSEQVAQRLKDLSDKHGFLISEDRKFADIGNTVKYQYEGGQYRISSWSHIITAHALPGPGVIQGLRAVGQPLGRGCLLIAQMSSQGSLATESYTEAVIKMAEENSDFVFGFICGGKINSKAGFVHMTPGVQLHPGGDGLGQQYCTPSEVIGIKKSDVIIVGRGILDAPDKVVAAEEYRKAGWEAYEKRISGDCVKP from the exons ATGGATGAAGTGAATGATTTGGTCATTAAGCTGTATGATCTACAAGCAGTAAAATTTGGGTCATTCAAGTTGAAGAGCGGCATTAATTCACCGATTTATTTCGATCTGCGAGTTATAGTTTCGCATCCGTCTCTCATGAAACAG GTGTCCAATATCCTGTTCCAGCGTGCCAAAAACGAGAAGCTGAATTTTGACAATGTGTGCGGCGTCCCGTACACGGCTCTTCCTCTTGCAACCATCATCTGCTCCGACCATAACCTGCCGATGCTCATTAGAAGAAAAGAAACGAAGGATTATG GGACTAAGAAACTGGTTGAAGGAACCGTTCATCCTGGGGATTGCTGTCTTATCATTGAGGATGTGGTGACAAGTGGAAGCAGTGTCCTAGAAACTGCTGAAGTGTTGCAGAAGGAAGGCTTGAGGGTGACTGATGCCATCGTGCTGATGGACAGGGAACAAGGCGGTAAAAAATGGCTGGCCGAGAAAGGGATCACACTCCACCCTGTCTTAACCCTCTCCGATCTCCTGTCGGTTCTTCACGAAGCAGGGAAGATTGATTCCGTCACTGTGGACAGTGTTCATCAGTTCATCAAGGCAAACAGCTTCTTCGGGGCCCCAGACAATGAGCCATTACTCAACAGGATGTCCCACAAGGAACTGAATTATAGGAAACGCGCTGAGCTTCCAGGCACCCACCCATTAGCAGTCCGTCTCCTGAGACTGATGGAAGATAAGAAGAGTAACTTGTGCCTTTCGGCCGACGTGACGCGTGCAGAGGAACTCCTGCGGCTGGCTGAGGAGCTGGGCCCCCTCATTTGTGTGCTGAAGACCCATGTGGACGTCCTGGAGGACTTCTCCGAACAAGTCGCCCAGAGACTCAAGGACCTGTCTGATAAGCATGGCTTCCTCATCTCAGAGGACCGGAAGTTTGCCGACATTGGGAACACGGTAAAATACCAGTACGAAG GCGGACAGTACCGCATCTCGTCCTGGTCCCACATCATCACCGCTCACGCCCTGCCCGGCCCGGGAGTGATACAAGGGCTTCGTGCAGTCGGGCAGCCCCTGGGCCGGGGGTGCCTGCTTATCGCCCAGATGAGTTCCCAGGGCTCGCTGGCGACAGAGAGCTACACAGAGGCAGTG ATAAAAATGGCGGAAGAGAATTCTGACTTTGTGTTTGGATTCATCTGTGGCGGCAAGATCAACAGTAAAGCTGGCTTTGTGCACATGACACCTGGTGTACAACTGCACCCTGGAG GTGATGGCTTGGGCCAGCAGTATTGTACTCCCAGCGAGGTCATTGGTATAAAAAAGTCTGATGTCATCATTGTGGGACGTGGCATCCTGGATGCACCAGACAAGGTGGTGGCTGCAGAGGAATACAGAAAGGCAGGCTGGGAAGCCTATGAGAAAAGAATCTCTGGAGACTGTGTGAAACCTTAG
- the LOC125741493 gene encoding uridine 5'-monophosphate synthase-like isoform X2, with protein sequence MEDRKKYHDSHIKDELHFPVTIAGRSAEVLVRSARIYRRGPVIVAVYNMDEVNDLVIKLYEVQAVKFGSFKLKSGINSPIYFDLRVIVSHPSLMKQVSNILFQRAKHEVLNFDNVCGVPYTALPLATIICSEHDLPMLIRRKETKDYGTKKLVEGTFRPGDCCLIIEDVVTSGGSVLETAEVLQKEGLRVTDAIVLMDREQGGKKWLAEKGITLHPVLTLSDLLSVLHKAGRIDSDTVENVNQFIKENSFEAPANGPLLNRMSHKELTYRDRAEHSGTHPLAVRLLRLMEDKKSNLCLSADVTRAEELLRLAEELGPLICVLKTHVDVLEDFSEQVAQRLKDLSDKHGFLILEDRKFADIGNTVKCQYEGGLYRISSWSHIVTAHALPGPGVIQGLRAVGQPLGRGCLLIAQMSSQGSLATESYTEAVIKMAEENSDFVFGFICGGKINSKAGFVHMTPGVQLHPGGDGLGQQYCTPSEVIGIKKSDVIIVGRGILDAPDKVVAAEEYRKAGWEAYEKRISGDCVKP encoded by the exons ATGGAAGACAGAAAGAAATATCATGACAGCCATATTAAGGATGAACTCCATTTCCCAGTAACCATTGCGGGAAGGTCGGCGGAAGTACTAGTCAGAAGCGCTCGAATTTACAGACGTGGGCCTGTTATAGTTGCTGTCTACAACATGGATGAAGTGAATGATTTGGTCATTAAGCTGTATGAAGTACAAGCAGTAAAATTTGGGTCATTCAAGTTGAAGAGTGGCATTAATTCACCGATTTATTTCGATCTGCGAGTTATAGTTTCGCATCCGTCTCTCATGAAACAG GTGTCCAATATCCTGTTCCAGCGTGCTAAACACGAGGTGCTGAATTTTGACAATGTGTGCGGCGTCCCGTACACGGCTCTTCCTCTTGCAACCATCATCTGCTCCGAACATGACCTGCCGATGCTCATTAGAAGAAAAGAAACGAAGgattatg GGACTAAGAAACTGGTTGAAGGAACTTTTCGTCCTGGGGATTGCTGTCTTATCATTGAGGATGTGGTGACAAGTGGAGGCAGTGTCCTAGAAACTGCTGAAGTGTTGCAGAAGGAAGGCTTGAGGGTGACTGATGCCATCGTGCTAATGGACAGGGAACAAGGCGGTAAAAAATGGCTGGCCGAGAAAGGGATCACACTCCACCCTGTCTTAACCCTCTCCGATCTCCTGTCGGTCCTTCACAAAGCAGGGAGGATCGATTCCGACACTGTGGAGAACGTTAATCAGTTCATCAAGGAGAACAGCTTCGAGGCCCCAGCCAATGGGCCATTACTTAACAGGATGTCCCACAAGGAACTGACTTACAGGGACCGCGCTGAGCATTCAGGCACCCACCCATTAGCAGTCCGTCTCCTGAGACTGATGGAAGATAAGAAGAGTAACTTGTGCCTTTCGGCCGACGTGACGCGTGCAGAGGAACTCCTGCGGCTGGCTGAGGAGCTGGGCCCCCTCATCTGTGTGCTGAAGACCCATGTGGACGTCCTGGAGGACTTCTCCGAACAAGTCGCCCAGAGACTCAAGGACCTGTCTGATAAGCATGGCTTCCTCATCTTAGAGGACCGGAAGTTTGCCGACATTGGGAACACGGTAAAATGCCAGTACGAAG GCGGACTGTACCGCATCTCGTCCTGGTCCCACATCGTCACCGCTCACGCCCTGCCCGGCCCGGGAGTGATACAAGGGCTTCGTGCAGTCGGGCAGCCCCTGGGCCGGGGGTGCCTGCTTATCGCCCAGATGAGTTCCCAGGGCTCGCTAGCGACAGAGAGCTACACAGAGGCAGTG ATAAAAATGGCGGAAGAGAATTCTGACTTTGTGTTTGGATTCATCTGTGGTGGCAAGATCAACAGTAAAGCTGGCTTTGTGCACATGACACCTGGTGTACAGCTGCACCCTGGAG GTGATGGCTTGGGCCAGCAGTATTGTACTCCCAGCGAGGTCATTGGTATAAAAAAGTCTGATGTCATCATTGTGGGACGTGGCATCCTGGATGCACCAGACAAGGTGGTGGCTGCAGAGGAATACAGAAAGGCAGGCTGGGAAGCCTATGAGAAAAGAATCTCTGGAGACTGTGTGAAACCTTAG